A single genomic interval of Amycolatopsis albispora harbors:
- a CDS encoding GntP family permease: protein MLHTAIAIVGVVLLILVTRVDPVIALVVGSLYLGLTGGLGFDGTIKAVAEGFGDIMAEVGLLIGFGVLLGSLLHAMGALQKLVELLMRGLGPRKIPHVLGVVLSTVFPSIYVDVQLVLAAPLARAAAPKMGRHGLAMMGGSLTAGILVGYVFVVPGLGTVAIAGLLDLPLGAMLGYGFVLGPITVVLTMLIYGWLLKRGFWNAAKDESAIEFPEPPEAEAPVRRLPPLPVSLLPIVVPLLLIATGAITEAAGVESSVLAFLGDPVFALFVGLLGSYLLARRTLGRDRVAESMSTGFNSTGQILLITGVGGSLGAVIGKTGLEDVLGGFFSAEAGVPVVVTILLAWLVAAVLHLAIGSISVAAITAAGILAPIMGGLDVPPAVLGLAIGSGALFALHVNSNFFWMFQTMLGVTTRGALKALTFVTALASVVSLVLVSALSFVV from the coding sequence GTGTTGCACACGGCGATCGCGATCGTCGGTGTGGTGCTGCTCATCCTGGTGACCAGGGTGGACCCGGTCATCGCACTGGTCGTCGGCTCGCTCTACCTCGGGCTCACCGGCGGACTGGGGTTCGACGGCACCATCAAAGCCGTCGCCGAGGGATTCGGCGACATCATGGCCGAGGTCGGCCTCCTCATCGGGTTCGGTGTGCTGCTGGGGTCACTGCTCCACGCCATGGGAGCCCTGCAGAAGCTGGTCGAACTGCTGATGCGCGGACTGGGACCGCGGAAGATCCCGCACGTGCTCGGCGTGGTGCTGAGCACCGTTTTCCCGTCGATCTACGTGGACGTGCAGCTGGTGCTCGCGGCCCCGCTGGCCCGCGCCGCGGCGCCGAAGATGGGGCGCCACGGGCTCGCCATGATGGGCGGCTCGCTGACCGCGGGCATTCTCGTCGGCTACGTTTTTGTGGTGCCCGGCCTCGGTACCGTCGCCATCGCGGGCCTGCTCGACCTGCCGCTGGGCGCGATGCTGGGTTACGGGTTCGTGCTCGGGCCGATCACCGTGGTGCTCACCATGCTGATCTACGGCTGGCTGCTCAAGCGCGGGTTCTGGAACGCCGCCAAGGACGAATCGGCGATCGAATTCCCGGAGCCGCCCGAGGCCGAGGCGCCGGTGCGCCGCCTGCCGCCGCTGCCCGTCTCGCTGCTGCCGATCGTGGTGCCGCTGCTGCTCATCGCCACCGGCGCGATCACCGAGGCGGCCGGTGTCGAGTCCAGCGTGCTCGCCTTCCTCGGTGACCCGGTGTTCGCCTTGTTCGTCGGCCTGCTCGGCTCGTACCTGCTGGCCCGCCGGACGCTCGGCCGCGACCGGGTCGCCGAGTCGATGTCCACCGGCTTCAACTCCACCGGCCAGATCCTGCTGATCACCGGTGTCGGCGGCTCGCTGGGCGCGGTCATCGGCAAAACCGGCCTCGAAGACGTGCTCGGCGGCTTCTTCTCCGCTGAGGCCGGCGTGCCGGTGGTGGTGACGATCCTGCTGGCCTGGCTGGTCGCGGCCGTGCTGCACCTGGCCATCGGCTCGATCTCGGTCGCCGCGATCACCGCGGCGGGCATCCTGGCCCCGATCATGGGCGGGCTCGACGTGCCGCCCGCGGTGCTCGGCCTCGCGATCGGTTCCGGTGCGTTGTTCGCGCTGCACGTGAACAGCAATTTCTTCTGGATGTTCCAGACCATGCTCGGCGTCACCACCAGGGGCGCGCTGAAGGCGCTCACCTTTGTCACCGCGCTGGCGTCGGTGGTTTCGCTCGTGCTCGTTTCGGCCCTCAGCTTTGTGGTGTGA
- a CDS encoding TetR/AcrR family transcriptional regulator — protein sequence MPAERDGRRIKGERRKQELIEATLRIVGRDGVAGVSHRTVAKEAGQPATSAAYYFASIQDLLTAALTRCMDEDADRMHRLAADAGGGADSLRALAELMAEVVRGPARLLAEYELYLLAAKDATLRPSTDRWMRAVADFASRFTGDAVRIRTFVGLVDGVMLQALLTDHPPTAAEFEGMLRTVLPQDA from the coding sequence ATGCCTGCCGAGCGGGACGGCCGCCGGATCAAGGGCGAACGCCGCAAGCAGGAGCTCATCGAGGCGACGCTGCGGATCGTCGGCCGCGACGGCGTGGCGGGGGTGAGCCACCGGACGGTGGCCAAGGAAGCCGGGCAGCCCGCGACCTCGGCCGCGTACTACTTCGCCAGCATCCAGGACCTGCTCACCGCGGCGCTGACCCGCTGCATGGATGAGGACGCGGACCGCATGCACCGCCTGGCCGCCGACGCGGGCGGGGGCGCGGACAGCCTGCGCGCACTGGCCGAACTAATGGCCGAGGTGGTCCGCGGCCCGGCCCGGCTGCTCGCCGAGTACGAGCTGTACCTGCTGGCCGCGAAGGACGCCACGCTGCGGCCGTCCACCGACCGCTGGATGCGCGCGGTGGCGGACTTCGCGTCCCGGTTCACCGGCGACGCGGTGCGGATCCGCACGTTCGTCGGCCTGGTCGACGGGGTGATGCTCCAGGCGCTGCTGACCGACCACCCGCCGACGGCCGCCGAGTTCGAAGGCATGCTCCGCACCGTCCTGCCGCAGGACGCCTGA